The genomic DNA ACGAGTTCGATCACCATATCCGGCGCGCGGCGGCCCATGGGCCGCCGCGCGCCACCGCTCAGACCGCCGTCCGCTCCACGGGGATCCACAGCTCCGCGTCCGCCTGTGACGCGTCCTGCGACAGCCGGGTCCGCAGGATCTCGGGCCCCGGCCGGCTCCGGTACGGATTGGACGGGAACCACTGTGTGAACACGTCCCTCCACAGGTACTGGAGCGTCTGCGGAAACGGCCCCGAGCTCTCGAAGACGGCCCACGTGCCGCCCGGGACAGCGAGCGCGTCCATGTCCTCGGGTACGGCGGCGCACGTCACCACGCCGTGGTAGTAGTCGAGTTCGGTCCCTTCGGCGCGACTGTCGTCCAGATCGTCACTCACCGAGACGATCCCGTCCGGCTCCTGATCGGACAGACTCCGGATGCGCTGCAGCGTCTCCTGGTCGATGGCCCGGATGAAGGCGGCGATGGCCGGGTTCATCCCCTCGTGCACGAGAGGAACGCGCGCCTTCCTGCCGACCACACGGAATTCCTCCTTCTCCACGACTCTGTACCGCATGCTGCTGCTCCCTTCGACGATGAGGCGGAAGGACATCCGTGGCTGGGACTGCAGGCTCGCACCGACCCGCCTGGCCTCGCCGGGACCGACGCCGTGCATCGCGCGGAAAGCACGCGCGAACGCCTCCCCCGAGGTGTAGCCGTAACGCACCGCGACCTCCAGCAGCGTCCGCTCCCCGGCCAGCACCTCGGCACCCGCGACCGTCAGCCGCCTGCGCCTGATGTACTCCGACAGCGGAATCCCCGCCAGCGCGGAGAACAGCCGCCGGAAGTGGTACTCCGACGTCACCGCGATCCGCGCCAGGTCGGACACCTCGAGCCGTCGATCAAGGTGACACTCGATGTGCTCCATGGCCTGGTTCAGCCGCTCCAGCACCCCGGACTCC from Streptomyces sp. NBC_01707 includes the following:
- a CDS encoding AraC family transcriptional regulator; this translates as MLERLNQAMEHIECHLDRRLEVSDLARIAVTSEYHFRRLFSALAGIPLSEYIRRRRLTVAGAEVLAGERTLLEVAVRYGYTSGEAFARAFRAMHGVGPGEARRVGASLQSQPRMSFRLIVEGSSSMRYRVVEKEEFRVVGRKARVPLVHEGMNPAIAAFIRAIDQETLQRIRSLSDQEPDGIVSVSDDLDDSRAEGTELDYYHGVVTCAAVPEDMDALAVPGGTWAVFESSGPFPQTLQYLWRDVFTQWFPSNPYRSRPGPEILRTRLSQDASQADAELWIPVERTAV